The following DNA comes from bacterium.
TGCCCCCGCCGTCGAAGATGCGGACTTCGTCACCCTTTTTGACGCGGGTGACGCGGCCAAGATGCCTGGCCTCCTCGCCCCGGAGGAGGGCGATTGCGCGGGCGGCGTCGATGTCTGACGGCAGGGCGAAAAACTGTGACATTTCTTTGACTCCCGGAGCGCATCTCCCTTACTCTTAATAAGAATCTTCAAAAATTATCCGGCTAAAGAGATTATGGCTCAACCAAAAAGAATCGTACTGGGAACCGCGGGCCACATCGACCACGGGAAAACCTCTCTGGTGCGGGCTCTCACGGGAATCGACACCGACAGGCTTAAGGAGGAGAAGCTCCGGGGCATTACCATCGAGCTCGGCTTCGCCACCCTCGACCTTCCCGGCGGGAGGCGCATGTCCATCGTCGACGTTCCGGGCCACGAGAAGTTCGTGCGGACGATGGTGGCGGGGGCTTCGGGCATAGACACCGTGCTTTTCGTTGTAGCGGCGGACGAGGGGGTGATGCCCCAGACGAGGGAGCACCTCGAAATATGCTCGCTTCTCGGCGTCGCCAGCGGGGTAGTGGCGCTCACCAAGGCGGACATGGTGGACGAGGAGTACCTGGAGCTGGCCCGCGAAGACGTGGCCTCCCTCGTAAAGGGAACCTTTCTGGAGGGAGCGCCGATAGTGCCGGTAAGCTCCGTCACCGGGCAGGGGCTCGACCAGCTTCGCGAGAGACTCTGCGAGCTGGCCGACGCGGTGCCCCAGCGCGACGCCAAGGGGCTCTTTCGCCTTCCCGTGGACAGGGTCTTCCCTATGAAGGGGTTCGGCACCGTCGTAACGGGAACCCTCCTCTCCGGGGCGGTAAAGCGCGACGACGAGGTGGAGATACTGCCCGGAGGCGTGCGCGCGAAGGTCAGGGGGGTGCAGGTCCACGGTGAAGCGGTCGAAAAGGCCTACGCGGGAAACCGCACGGCCCTCAACTTCTCCGGCGTGAGCGTCGAGGAGATAAACCGGGGCGACACGGTCGTCCACCCCGGCGAGATAGAGCCCACCTACATGGCCGACGCCAGAATAACCGTACTTGGTACCGCCAGAAAGCCGCTGAAGGAGCGTGACCGCCTGCGGCTCCACATCGCCGCGAGGGAGGTGCCTGTGGTGGTGGCGCTCCTCAGCTCGGAAAATATCGAGGGCGGCGAGGAGGGGTACGTCCAGCTTCGCTCGCGTGAAAAATTCGTGGCCTGCCCCGGCGACAGGTTCGTCCTTCGCGGCTACTCACCGGCGCGGACGGTGGGCGGAGGCGTTGTCCTCGACCACCACCCGGCGCGCCACAAGGGGCAAAAGAAAGAGGTCGCCGCCCTCCTCGAAGTGCTCGACAAGGGCGCTCCCGGCGAGAGGCTGAAGGTGTTTCTGGACCTTAGAAAGCACGTCGGGCTGACGCCGGAGGACGCCGTTTCGGCGCTGATGGTGACGCTGGAACAGGCGAGAAACCTTCTCCAACTCTCGGTGCGCGACGGCCACGCTTTCGTCTCCGACAGAAAGGCCCAGCGCCACGTCAGTTCGGGGTACATCGCCGAGCTTTCGGCCTTCGCCCTCGAAATCCTCGCCGATTACCACAGACAAAACCCGCTCAAGAAGGGAATCGGAGCCGAGGAGCTTCGCAGCAAGTTCCCCGCTTACATCGACGACAAGCTCGTCGCCTTCACCCTGGAAAGGCTGGCCGGGGAGGGGAAGATAATCCTCGACGCGGAGAAGGTGAGGCGAAGCGATTTCACCCTTACCCTGAGCCTGGAGGACGAGGGAACCCAGAAGCGGATAAGGGAACTGGTGCGCGAGAAGGGGTTCGAGGCGCACACCCTGGAGACTCTTGTGGCCGGGACGGGTGAGAGCGCCGCGGCGCTTAAGCCGGTAGTGAATTACCTCGTGGCCGAGGGCAGGCTCGTCAGGACCAAGGAGGGTTTTCTCTTCGACGCCGCGCTGATGGAGGGTTTCGTCGAAAAGGTGAAAGACCTTCTGGCCGGAAAGGGGGAGATGGGGGTGAGCGACGTAAAGGACCTCACCGGCGCGTCCAGAAAGTACGCGATACCCCTTCTCGAATACCTCGACACCAACAAAATCACCATGCGGCGCGGCGAAAGCCGGGTGGCCGGGGTCAAAGGAAAGAAAAGCTAGATGTCCACTACCATATGGAAGATATCGCGCTGGAAGGAAGGGGTCTTCACCGCCTGCGACGACGAGGTGGTGGAGGAACTCCCCCTCACCGTCTTCGCCAACGGCAGGGAGATCGTCACCCTCCTGACGCTCGGGGAAAACCTCGCGGAACTCGCGGTTGGTTTCCTGCGCTCCGAGGGGTTCCTCTCCGCGCGAGAGGATATACTGGAATTGAAGGAGGAAACGGGGGCCGTCCGGCTGAAACTCAAGGGGGATATCGCCCTCGTCGAGAGCCTCATGGAGCGGCGCACCCTCACCACCGGCTGCGGCAAGGGCACCACCTTCTACCACCCCCTTGACGCCCTCCGGGTGAAGCCTCTCGACACCGGAGCCGTCTTCTCGCCGGAGGATATTCTGGCGAG
Coding sequences within:
- the selB gene encoding selenocysteine-specific translation elongation factor produces the protein MAQPKRIVLGTAGHIDHGKTSLVRALTGIDTDRLKEEKLRGITIELGFATLDLPGGRRMSIVDVPGHEKFVRTMVAGASGIDTVLFVVAADEGVMPQTREHLEICSLLGVASGVVALTKADMVDEEYLELAREDVASLVKGTFLEGAPIVPVSSVTGQGLDQLRERLCELADAVPQRDAKGLFRLPVDRVFPMKGFGTVVTGTLLSGAVKRDDEVEILPGGVRAKVRGVQVHGEAVEKAYAGNRTALNFSGVSVEEINRGDTVVHPGEIEPTYMADARITVLGTARKPLKERDRLRLHIAAREVPVVVALLSSENIEGGEEGYVQLRSREKFVACPGDRFVLRGYSPARTVGGGVVLDHHPARHKGQKKEVAALLEVLDKGAPGERLKVFLDLRKHVGLTPEDAVSALMVTLEQARNLLQLSVRDGHAFVSDRKAQRHVSSGYIAELSAFALEILADYHRQNPLKKGIGAEELRSKFPAYIDDKLVAFTLERLAGEGKIILDAEKVRRSDFTLTLSLEDEGTQKRIRELVREKGFEAHTLETLVAGTGESAAALKPVVNYLVAEGRLVRTKEGFLFDAALMEGFVEKVKDLLAGKGEMGVSDVKDLTGASRKYAIPLLEYLDTNKITMRRGESRVAGVKGKKS
- the fdhD gene encoding formate dehydrogenase accessory sulfurtransferase FdhD, yielding MSTTIWKISRWKEGVFTACDDEVVEELPLTVFANGREIVTLLTLGENLAELAVGFLRSEGFLSAREDILELKEETGAVRLKLKGDIALVESLMERRTLTTGCGKGTTFYHPLDALRVKPLDTGAVFSPEDILARMGEIQTRSEVFQRTGGTHNASLASPEKTILFRADIGRHNAVDMLGGRALLDGLGVESLALFTTGRVSSEILLKTAKMGVAVLVSRSAPTALALRLAEQLGMTVIGYVRGGRFNVYTGSQRVKECNL